A stretch of Vigna angularis cultivar LongXiaoDou No.4 chromosome 4, ASM1680809v1, whole genome shotgun sequence DNA encodes these proteins:
- the LOC108330745 gene encoding homeobox-leucine zipper protein ATHB-12, translated as MMEGDENIQASKGKNDESFASLEAPRKKNKKIENKRRFSDEQIRSLECIFETESKLEPRKKMQLARDLGLQPRQVAIWFQNRRARWKSKRIEQEYRKLKDEYDNLASRFESLKKEKESLQVELQKLSDLVVSSHDGGREDKSAKEHSIEDGGSGSGYSSWKPEAKPRFSNEGLEERVGVYSDDQNENSIMRSEKSEDKGHQLLRMDDNDHAEMPLASLEKWYSSVDPNGILDQSCSSSQWLDFWT; from the exons ATGATGGAGGGAGATGAGAATATTCAAGCATCAAAGGGGAAAAATGATGAAAGCTTCGCCAGCTTGGAGGCACCaaggaagaaaaacaagaagATAGAAAACAAGAGGAGGTTCAGTGATGAACAGATAAGGTCACTAGAATGCATATTTGAGACAGAGTCAAAGCTTGAGCCAAGGAAGAAGATGCAACTGGCAAGAGATCTTGGCCTGCAACCTCGCCAAGTTGCCATATGGTTTCAAAACAGAAGGGCGAGGTGGAAATCAAAACGCATAGAGCAAGAATACAGGAAACTGAAGGATGAATATGACAATTTAGCATCTAGGTTTGAGTCCctaaagaaagagaaggaaTCTTTGCAAGTAGAG TTGCAGAAGCTAAGTGATTTGGTGGTGTCATCACATGATGGTGGAAGGGAAGACAAGAGTGCCAAAGAACACAGCATAGAGGATGGTGGTTCAGGCAGTGGATACAGCAGTTGGAAGCCTGAAGCAAAACCAAGGTTTTCAAATGAGGGTTTGGAAGAGAGAGTAGGCGTGTATTCAGATGATCAGAACGAGAATAGCATCATGAGGAGTGAGAAATCTGAGGACAAAGGACACCAACTTCTCAGAATGGATGATAATGATCACGCTGAGATGCCATTAGCATCACTTGAAAAATGGTACAGTAGTGTGGACCCTAATGGCATCTTGGACCAGTCATGTAGCAGCTCTCAGTGGTTAGATTTCTGGACTTGA
- the LOC108330074 gene encoding pyridoxal reductase, chloroplastic isoform X3 has product MALSVCSVGPWNLNPKALSTPSFSFKSLKFPPFWPTQKVKMGPLSVSPMGFGTWAWGNQFLWGYQESMDNELQQIFNMALDNDINLFDTADSYGTGRLNGQSEKLLGRFIREFQEKKGSKRDIVIATKFAAYPWRLTPGQFVNACRASLDRMQIEQIGIGQLHWSTANYAPLQELALWDGLVAMYEKGLVKGVGVSNYGPKQLLKIHDYLKDRGVPLCSAQFSLLSTGKDQLEIKSICDSLGIRVIAYSPLGLGMLTGKYSPSKLPSGPRALLFKQILPGLDPLLSSLRDIANKRRKTMSQVAINWCICKGTVPIPGVKSIKQAEENLGALGWRLSSDELLRLDYAANESPRRMIQNIFQTR; this is encoded by the exons ATGGCACTCTCAGTTTGCAGTGTTGGCCCCTGGAATCTTAACCCCAAAGCATTATCAACACCATCTTTCTCCTTCAAGTCTCTCAAATTCCCTCCCTTTTGGCCAACCCAAAAG GTGAAGATGGGTCCTCTGAGTGTGTCTCCCATGGGGTTTGGAACTTGGGCATGGGGCAATCAGTTTCTCTGGGGGTACCAGGAATCCATGGATAATGAGCTCCAACAAATCTTCAACATGGCTCTGGACAACGACATCAATCTCTTTGACACTGCTGATTCTTATGGCACTGGAAGGTTAAACGGTCAGAGTGAGAAGCTTCTGGGGAGGTTCATTCGAGAATTTCAAG AGAAAAAGGGGAGCAAGCGTGACATAGTAATTGCTACAAAGTTTGCTGCATATCCATGGCGCCTTACACCAGGGCAGTTTGTGAATGCTTGCAG GGCGTCACTAGATAGAATGCAAATTGAGCAAATTGGGATAGGACAACTACATTGGTCAACTGCAAATTATGCTCCTTTGCAGGAATTAGCTCTTTGGGATGGTTTAGTGGCAATGTATGAGAAG GGTTTGGTTAAAGGTGTTGGAGTAAGTAATTACGGACCAAAGCAGCTTCTAAAGATACATGATTATCTGAAAGACCGTGGAGTCCCCTTATGCTCAGCCCAG TTTTCTTTGCTAAGCACGGGGAAAGATCAACTAGAGATCAAGAGTATATGTGACTCTCTGGGTATCCGCGTGATTGCTTATAGTCCTCTGGGACTTGGAATGCTTACTGGGAAATACTCACCATCTAAACTTCCAAGTGGGCCAAG GGCGTTGCTATTTAAGCAAATACTTCCGGGATTAGATCCTTTATTGAGTTCCCTGAGAGATATTGCAAATAAACGGCGGAAAACCATGTCACAG GTAGCCATAAATTGGTGCATTTGCAAAGGTACAGTTCCAATTCCTGGAGTCAAATCAATTAAACAAGCGGAGGAAAATTTAGGTGCTCTGGGTTGGCGCCTTTCCTCAGACGAGTTGCTTCGTTTAGATTATGCAGCAAACGAATCACCTCGAAGAATGATCCAAAACATTTTCCAAACCAG ATAA
- the LOC108330074 gene encoding pyridoxal reductase, chloroplastic isoform X1, producing MALSVCSVGPWNLNPKALSTPSFSFKSLKFPPFWPTQKVKMGPLSVSPMGFGTWAWGNQFLWGYQESMDNELQQIFNMALDNDINLFDTADSYGTGRLNGQSEKLLGRFIREFQEKKGSKRDIVIATKFAAYPWRLTPGQFVNACRASLDRMQIEQIGIGQLHWSTANYAPLQELALWDGLVAMYEKGLVKGVGVSNYGPKQLLKIHDYLKDRGVPLCSAQISMFQVQFSLLSTGKDQLEIKSICDSLGIRVIAYSPLGLGMLTGKYSPSKLPSGPRALLFKQILPGLDPLLSSLRDIANKRRKTMSQVAINWCICKGTVPIPGVKSIKQAEENLGALGWRLSSDELLRLDYAANESPRRMIQNIFQTR from the exons ATGGCACTCTCAGTTTGCAGTGTTGGCCCCTGGAATCTTAACCCCAAAGCATTATCAACACCATCTTTCTCCTTCAAGTCTCTCAAATTCCCTCCCTTTTGGCCAACCCAAAAG GTGAAGATGGGTCCTCTGAGTGTGTCTCCCATGGGGTTTGGAACTTGGGCATGGGGCAATCAGTTTCTCTGGGGGTACCAGGAATCCATGGATAATGAGCTCCAACAAATCTTCAACATGGCTCTGGACAACGACATCAATCTCTTTGACACTGCTGATTCTTATGGCACTGGAAGGTTAAACGGTCAGAGTGAGAAGCTTCTGGGGAGGTTCATTCGAGAATTTCAAG AGAAAAAGGGGAGCAAGCGTGACATAGTAATTGCTACAAAGTTTGCTGCATATCCATGGCGCCTTACACCAGGGCAGTTTGTGAATGCTTGCAG GGCGTCACTAGATAGAATGCAAATTGAGCAAATTGGGATAGGACAACTACATTGGTCAACTGCAAATTATGCTCCTTTGCAGGAATTAGCTCTTTGGGATGGTTTAGTGGCAATGTATGAGAAG GGTTTGGTTAAAGGTGTTGGAGTAAGTAATTACGGACCAAAGCAGCTTCTAAAGATACATGATTATCTGAAAGACCGTGGAGTCCCCTTATGCTCAGCCCAG atttCAATGTTTCAGGTGCAGTTTTCTTTGCTAAGCACGGGGAAAGATCAACTAGAGATCAAGAGTATATGTGACTCTCTGGGTATCCGCGTGATTGCTTATAGTCCTCTGGGACTTGGAATGCTTACTGGGAAATACTCACCATCTAAACTTCCAAGTGGGCCAAG GGCGTTGCTATTTAAGCAAATACTTCCGGGATTAGATCCTTTATTGAGTTCCCTGAGAGATATTGCAAATAAACGGCGGAAAACCATGTCACAG GTAGCCATAAATTGGTGCATTTGCAAAGGTACAGTTCCAATTCCTGGAGTCAAATCAATTAAACAAGCGGAGGAAAATTTAGGTGCTCTGGGTTGGCGCCTTTCCTCAGACGAGTTGCTTCGTTTAGATTATGCAGCAAACGAATCACCTCGAAGAATGATCCAAAACATTTTCCAAACCAG ATAA
- the LOC108330074 gene encoding pyridoxal reductase, chloroplastic isoform X2, which produces MALSVCSVGPWNLNPKALSTPSFSFKSLKFPPFWPTQKVKMGPLSVSPMGFGTWAWGNQFLWGYQESMDNELQQIFNMALDNDINLFDTADSYGTGRLNGQSEKLLGRFIREFQEKKGSKRDIVIATKFAAYPWRLTPGQFVNACRASLDRMQIEQIGIGQLHWSTANYAPLQELALWDGLVAMYEKGLVKGVGVSNYGPKQLLKIHDYLKDRGVPLCSAQVQFSLLSTGKDQLEIKSICDSLGIRVIAYSPLGLGMLTGKYSPSKLPSGPRALLFKQILPGLDPLLSSLRDIANKRRKTMSQVAINWCICKGTVPIPGVKSIKQAEENLGALGWRLSSDELLRLDYAANESPRRMIQNIFQTR; this is translated from the exons ATGGCACTCTCAGTTTGCAGTGTTGGCCCCTGGAATCTTAACCCCAAAGCATTATCAACACCATCTTTCTCCTTCAAGTCTCTCAAATTCCCTCCCTTTTGGCCAACCCAAAAG GTGAAGATGGGTCCTCTGAGTGTGTCTCCCATGGGGTTTGGAACTTGGGCATGGGGCAATCAGTTTCTCTGGGGGTACCAGGAATCCATGGATAATGAGCTCCAACAAATCTTCAACATGGCTCTGGACAACGACATCAATCTCTTTGACACTGCTGATTCTTATGGCACTGGAAGGTTAAACGGTCAGAGTGAGAAGCTTCTGGGGAGGTTCATTCGAGAATTTCAAG AGAAAAAGGGGAGCAAGCGTGACATAGTAATTGCTACAAAGTTTGCTGCATATCCATGGCGCCTTACACCAGGGCAGTTTGTGAATGCTTGCAG GGCGTCACTAGATAGAATGCAAATTGAGCAAATTGGGATAGGACAACTACATTGGTCAACTGCAAATTATGCTCCTTTGCAGGAATTAGCTCTTTGGGATGGTTTAGTGGCAATGTATGAGAAG GGTTTGGTTAAAGGTGTTGGAGTAAGTAATTACGGACCAAAGCAGCTTCTAAAGATACATGATTATCTGAAAGACCGTGGAGTCCCCTTATGCTCAGCCCAG GTGCAGTTTTCTTTGCTAAGCACGGGGAAAGATCAACTAGAGATCAAGAGTATATGTGACTCTCTGGGTATCCGCGTGATTGCTTATAGTCCTCTGGGACTTGGAATGCTTACTGGGAAATACTCACCATCTAAACTTCCAAGTGGGCCAAG GGCGTTGCTATTTAAGCAAATACTTCCGGGATTAGATCCTTTATTGAGTTCCCTGAGAGATATTGCAAATAAACGGCGGAAAACCATGTCACAG GTAGCCATAAATTGGTGCATTTGCAAAGGTACAGTTCCAATTCCTGGAGTCAAATCAATTAAACAAGCGGAGGAAAATTTAGGTGCTCTGGGTTGGCGCCTTTCCTCAGACGAGTTGCTTCGTTTAGATTATGCAGCAAACGAATCACCTCGAAGAATGATCCAAAACATTTTCCAAACCAG ATAA